The genomic window GCTTGCGAACTGGTTGAGTGAAAAACTCGACGTCCGCAAAGCGATCCACGAAGCGTTGCCCGGCCTGCGACCTGATTGCAAAATTTTGTTTACTGAACACCATCAGGCCCACGCGGCCAGCGCTTTCTACCCGTCGCCCTATGACGAGGCGGCCATTCTGACCATCGACGGGGTGGGCGAGTGGGCCACCACCACGATCGGTCATGGGCGCGGGAGTGAGATTCAATTGTTGAAAGAGTTGCGCTTCCCGCATTCACTAGGCCTGCTCTACTCGGCGTTTACCAGCTATTGCGGTTTCCGCATCAACTCCGGCGAATATAAGCTCATGGGTCTCGCGCCGTACGGCGAGCCGAAGTACGCCGACGCGATTCTGCACGAATTGCTCGACCTCAAGCCCGACGGCTCGTTCTGGCTGAACCTCGATTACTTCAACTTTCTGCGCGGCACCACGATGACCAACGCGCGCTTTCACCGGCTCTTCGGCGGCCCTCCGCGCCGACCCGATGACGCAATCGAAACCCGACACATGGACGTGGCGCGTTCCATTCAGAGCGTTACGGAAGAAATCATGCTGCGTCTGGCACACCACGCGCGCGCGGTTACCGGTCAGACAAATCTCTGCATGGCCGGCGGGGTTGCGCTGAACTGCGTTGCGAATGGCCGCATACTGCGGGAAAAGATTTTTGACCGCCTCTGGATCCAGCCCGCTGCCAGTGACGCGGGCGGCGCGCTTGGAGCGGCGTTGGCCGCCTGGCACTTGCGCGACCACGGCAACGCGGTCGCGGCCGGCGGCAGTCAACAACCCAAGGTGGATGCCATGCAAGGCGCGCTGCTGGGGCCCGAATATTCGAACGACGAAATCGAGCAAACCCTCCGAGCGCACCGCGCGGTTTATGAAAAGCGAGACACCGCCGCACTGCTCGATGGCACTGCCGATTTGCTGAAAGCGGAGAAGGTCGTCGGCTGGTTTCAGGGCCGCATGGAATTCGGACCGCGCGCGCTGGGCAACCGCTCGATCCTGGGCGATGCCCGTTCCCCGCGCATGCAGTCCGTGATGAATTTGAAGGTCAAATTCCGCGAATCATTCCGGCCCTTCGCGCCCGCGGGGCGCCGCGAGCGCGTGGCCGACTATTTCGACCTGGACTGCGCGTCGCCATACATGTTGCTGGTGGCGCCGCTCAAAGCCGGGTTGCGCCACCCGTTGCCGTCCGGTCTCAAGGGGCTTGAACTGCTGAAGGCATCGCGCTCCACGCTCCCGGCGATTACGCACGTGGATTATTCGGCCCGCATCCAAACGGTGGAGCAGGAATACAATCCGCTCCTTTATGATCTGCTGCTGCGTTTCGAACGCGCGACCGGTTGCGGCGTGCTGGTGAACACGTCGTTCAATGTGCGCGGCGAACCCATTGTCTGCACGCCTGACGACGCCTACCGGTGCTTCGTCAACACGGAAATGGATTACCTTGTGATGGGCAACTTTGTTCTCGATCGCATCGCGCAACCGCACCGGCGCGCCGAACGACGGGTCCAGCCGCAGCTCGATTGAACGCTGCGTGGCACCACCTCAAAGACGTTGGGACAATGCAAGACTCTTGAAACTGGAACTGAAAGAAGACCCGAAGGAATGGCGCAAGAGCGCGTGGTTGAGCGCGCTCGGAGTGGCGCTGCTCAGCACACTGTTATGCTGGCGGCGCATCCTGCCAGCCGCCGCCTGGTTTGTGTTGATCGCGCTGCTCGCGTCGGTTGCGGTCAGCGCCTGGTTGCGGCCGCCGTGGTTTCGGGGCTACTACCGGCTATCGACCCGGCTGGGTTTTGGCGTCGTGCGATTGGTCGGCCACGCGGTTCTGGTGGTTTTATTCTTTCTGCTTGTGACACCGCTGGGCTTGGCGTTGCGTCTGCTGGGCAAGGACCTCTTGCGGCTCAAGCATCCCGGCGACACGGCCACAAACTGGAACCCGAAAAAAGAGTGCAGTCCGCTGGATCGACTCTTCTGAGGCGGCGAGGTGAACCGCGGCTCGCAGTGACTTGGATATAATTGCCGGAAAGGCAGCTTCTCGCGGCGGCAAACTTTAATGGCCAAAACGTGCGCTCCTTCCTAGAATCGCTCCGGTGAAATCCGGGGCCAACAATTCGAAATCCAAACGCGGCCGTGGGGCGGCAAAATCGCCGCAGCGTGCGGAAACGCAACGCGAGGCGCTGCGTGAGCCGGCCCATCCCCTGTCGGCCCGGCGGGTGTGGTTCTTCCGCCTGTTGCTCGTCTTGTTCCCCGTGTTGGCGCTGGGCTTGTTGGAAATCGGGCTGCGGCTCGGCGGCTATGGTTATCCGACGGGGTTTTTCAAGGAGGTACGATCCGAGGGGCGGACGTTTCTGATCGACAACGAAAAATTCAGCCAGCGGTTCTTCCCACCGGAACTGGCGCGCTGGCCGGGCAGTTTCAAGTTTGACGCCAAGAAACCCGCCGGCTTACGGCGCATCTTTATTTTCGGCGAATCCGCGGCGATGGGTGATCCGCAACCGGCTTACGGCGCGTCGCGCTACCTGGAGGTTTTGCTGCGCGAGCGTTTTCCCGGAGAGAAGTTCGAGGTCATCAACCTCGGCATCACCGCCGTCAACTCCCACGTCATCCTGCCCATCGCCCGGGAATGCGCGAAACATCAGGGCGACCTCTGGATCATATACATGGGCAACAACGAAATGGTCGGGCCATTTGGCCCGGCCACGGTGTTTGGCTCCAGCGCGATGCCGCTGGTGTTGGTGAAATTCATGCTGGCCGTTCAGCAGACCCGCGTGGGCCAGATGTTCGTTTCCTGGTCGCGTCATCTGGGAGGCAAAAGCAAGAACACGACGTGGGGCGGCATGCAGATGTTTCTGCAAAACCAGATTCCACCGGCCGATCCGCGCAAGGAAACGGCCTATCGAAATTTCGCGCGCAACTTGCAGGACATTGTAGCGGTCGGTCTGGACTCCGGCGCCAGGATTGTCCTCAACACTATTTCGGTGAACTTGCGGGACTGTCCGCCGTTCGCCTCGTTGAGCAACCAAAACCTGCCGGCGGCCGACCGGGCGCAGTTTGACCACCTCTATGCGGAGGGTTTGTCGTTGGAAAAGCAAGTGAGTTTCGCGGAAGCGACGCGACGCTTCGAGGCGGCGGCCCGGATTGACGCGCAGTTTGCCGAGCTGCAATTTCGCTGGGCGGCCAGCCTCCTGCAGTTGACCAACGCCGTTGCTGCGCGCACTCACTTCCAACTGGCGTGCGACACGGATGCTCTGCCATTTCGCGCCGACTCGCGCATCAACGAATTGATCAAGGAAGTGGCGCAGGCGACAGCGGGGCGTCACTTGGTTTTGTGTGATGCCGAAGCGGCGCTGGCGGCTGACAGCCCTGTGAAGATTGCCGGTGACGAATCGTTTTTCGAGCACGTCCATTTCAATTTCGACGGCAACTATCGGTTGGGGTTGGCGTGGGCGGAACAAGTCGTTGGTTTGCTGGCGCTGCCGACCAACTCCGCGGCGTCCGCCGTGTGGCCGGCGCAAGCCAGGTGTGACGAAGACCTGGGTCTGACGGATTGGAATCGCGAGTTTGTGCTGCAGTCCGTCCTCCGCCGCATGAACAGTCCGCCACTGAGCAGCCAGTTCAACAACGCCGCGCGCCTCCAGGTCGTGCAGGCCCAGGAGTCGGTGCTCCAACGACGCAACGCGCAACCCGGGGCAACCGCGCAGGCGCTGACGGTGCTCAACGCCGCGATTCGCCGCGCGCCCGGTGACCATTTCCTCTACGAAGGCATGGCGAATGTTCTGGAGGCGGTTGGGGACCCGAAGAACGCGATTCTGGCTTACCGCGAGTTACTCAAATTGCTGCCGCATGATGCCTATGCGTCCCAGCAAATCGGCCGGCTGCTCGGTGAGCAGGGGCAGCCGCAACAAGGCGAGCCATTCCTGCGAACGGTCACGCGGCTGCGGCCAAGCTCGCCAGACGGCTGGCGTGAACTGGGCGTGGTTCTGGCCGCGCAGGAGAAATTCCCTGACGCATTGGAGTGCCTGCGGCGCGCCGAACGACTTTCTCCGCAGGATCCGGACAATGTCTGTTACACCGGCAAGATCCTGGCCAAGATGAAACGGCGGGCGGAGGCCATTGCGCATTACCGTCGCGCCATCCAGATGCGCCCGGACTTTTGGGAGGCGCACTTCGAGCTCGCGTCCGAGCTGGCTTGGGAAAACGAAGTTGCCGAGTCCATCCGGGAGTATTTGGAAGCTCTGCGGATCAATCCCCGTCACGCGGTAAGCCATGTGAATCTGGGCGTCATGCTCGTGCGTGAGAACCGGCACGCCGAAGCCATCCAGCAGTTTGAACAAGCCTTGGTGCTGGATCCGAATAACGCGGCGGCGAAGGATTACCTGCGCCAGGTTACCGAATTGCGCAACCGGAACAAATAGCCGGCCGCCAAGTCATCGCGAGCGGACGAACCGCTGTGGTGCGGATTGTTGGTGGCCCAGTCGAGACAAGCTTTGTGCTCGGAAATTATTTTTGAAGGGCCGTGTCATGCCCTCGGGTGTTCGGGCGAATCAGCGCGTCGGTAACCTCCGGATGCAGGACGCAGTTTTCAAACCGGGCGGCTTGCGCCAACGCCAGAAGCGCTTGGAATGCGTCATTCGTGGAGGGGCGCGGGCCGCGGTTGCGCCAGTAATCCAGAATGGCCTGGTAGCCGGCGGGTTTTTGGATGATGGCTGGAGCGGAGGTCGAGCCAATTTTTTTCCACGGCCACCACGCCCAGCCGATATTGGCTTGCTCGGCGTTGCGCACGACGTCGCGAAACCAATCGTTGGAGTTCTCGCCGGATTCGCCCAACCACACGGGCAGATTCCATTGGTTGCGCTTGTCCACCCAGGGTTGGAGCGATGCGGCGGTGGGTGCGTCCCAGTATTTGTGGAAACTAATGACCAGGTTGGCATCCCACGGCGGGAGGAGGCCGTTGTAATTTCCGCCCCAGCAATTGCCGGCGAGGAAAATTATGTGGTTCGTGTCCACCTGGCGGATCGCAGTCGTGATGTCCATCAACAGTCGCCTGAGCGGTGCGTTGGACTGGTCCGAACAGCCACCCACGTTGGTCTGGTTTTCGAAGGTCCAATTCGGTTCGTTGATGAGATCGTAGCCGCCAATCCATGCCTTGTTGGCGTAACGAGCTGCGATCTGTCGCCAGAGGGCGATGAGCGTGGCGCGGTTCGCCGGGCTTTCCCACAGCGAGGGCGCGGGCGGGTTGTAATCGCAAATCGGTTTGTCATGACCCTGGCCACCCGGACAACCGTGCATATCGAGGATCAGAAAAATGTGGTGCGTTTCGCACAAAGCCAGCAGCGCGTCCACGAGTTGGAAGCCGCCCTCGAGCCAAGTGTTTTGTCCGGGCATTCGCTCTTGCTCGACGGGCAACGTGAACAGGTTGTAATGCATCGGGAGGCGAATGGAATTGAAGCCGGCCCCGGCCAGGGCAGCCACATCCGGCTCGCGGATGTAATTCGTGAGCCACGACGCGTAGAAGACCGCCATGTTGTTCGTGCCCACGAGTTCGGCAATTCTTTGTTTCAACTGCTGTTGGTTGTCCACGATGCCGGATGCGTCCAGCATGTAAGGCTCTTGCAGCATCCAATTGCCCAGGCCCATGCCGCGCAACACCACGTTCCGCCCTTGCGCATCCACAATCTGTTTGCCTGAAACGCGCAGCCAACCGCCGGTTAAATCCCGCTGTCGAGTGACCTGGATGTAATTGAAATTTTGCCCGCCGATCTGAAAATCCACCCGCAGCAACCGGTGCCCGGCGCGCAGCACGAGATTGCTGACGGCCACGGTCTGCCAGGCCTGCCAGCCCCCGGTCAATGGCGTCACGACCGAGCAAAGCGGCAAGCCGTCCAGCGCCACTTGGATATTGCCCGAGCCGTTGGCCGAAGCGACGCGGAAGGCCAGTTGGTAAACGGCGGTCGTCGGCACGGTCATCGTGTAATTGAGCCATTCGCCTGAAGCGATCCACCCGACGTTGTAGCCGCCGCCCGTGTCGGACGTCGCTTCAATGTCCACGTCGTCCTTCCGATACACGCCGCCGGTGTTGCCGGGTGTATTGTCGTAAAAGGAAACCGTGGGACCTTTGGCGTCGTAAGCCTCGGCCTCGATCCGTCCGGGAACCGGTATGGGGCGAACCACCTGTGCGCCGGCAGGGAGAACGGCAACCAACGCCAGGCCGAGCACCGCGCAGAGGCTCATCAAGCGCAAGCCCGCCTTCATCCGGTTCAACCCTGTTTCGAAAAAGCGCGTATTGGCGCGGGCTGTGGATCGAATGCGATTGATCATGTGTAGAACGGCAAGTGACCACCCTGGTCGCCCAGGTGACATGGGGACAACTCTGTCTGTGATCTCATTGTTTAATGGCTCGTAAGAACCTCCACAATCATGCGGGCAACCGGAGAGGCCGTCATCCCTCAAAAGGGGGGTGGGGATTTTCTGGTCGTGTGCCCTGCGATGAGATAACTGGATGTTCAATTGATCAACCCGGTCTGGAGGCGCCGACCGGCAAGGTTGGCGATGATTACGTACAGAAAATAATTACGGCGACGGGAAAGCTCAACGCCCGAGGCGCACCGCGCGTTGAATCATCTGAGGCTGAAGCGCCGGTGCCTTTGTCACTGACTTCACATTGCGGCCTCGCTTCGGGCGTTACAAATGAATGATGCCGCGTTGGAGGGCGGCAGTGACGGCTTCGGTCCGGTCGGCGACATGGAGCTTGCCGAGGATGTTCTTCAAATGGTCTTTGACCGTGAACTCGCTGATCTTTAGTACGTTTGCGATTTCC from Verrucomicrobiota bacterium includes these protein-coding regions:
- a CDS encoding tetratricopeptide repeat protein produces the protein MKSGANNSKSKRGRGAAKSPQRAETQREALREPAHPLSARRVWFFRLLLVLFPVLALGLLEIGLRLGGYGYPTGFFKEVRSEGRTFLIDNEKFSQRFFPPELARWPGSFKFDAKKPAGLRRIFIFGESAAMGDPQPAYGASRYLEVLLRERFPGEKFEVINLGITAVNSHVILPIARECAKHQGDLWIIYMGNNEMVGPFGPATVFGSSAMPLVLVKFMLAVQQTRVGQMFVSWSRHLGGKSKNTTWGGMQMFLQNQIPPADPRKETAYRNFARNLQDIVAVGLDSGARIVLNTISVNLRDCPPFASLSNQNLPAADRAQFDHLYAEGLSLEKQVSFAEATRRFEAAARIDAQFAELQFRWAASLLQLTNAVAARTHFQLACDTDALPFRADSRINELIKEVAQATAGRHLVLCDAEAALAADSPVKIAGDESFFEHVHFNFDGNYRLGLAWAEQVVGLLALPTNSAASAVWPAQARCDEDLGLTDWNREFVLQSVLRRMNSPPLSSQFNNAARLQVVQAQESVLQRRNAQPGATAQALTVLNAAIRRAPGDHFLYEGMANVLEAVGDPKNAILAYRELLKLLPHDAYASQQIGRLLGEQGQPQQGEPFLRTVTRLRPSSPDGWRELGVVLAAQEKFPDALECLRRAERLSPQDPDNVCYTGKILAKMKRRAEAIAHYRRAIQMRPDFWEAHFELASELAWENEVAESIREYLEALRINPRHAVSHVNLGVMLVRENRHAEAIQQFEQALVLDPNNAAAKDYLRQVTELRNRNK
- a CDS encoding cellulase family glycosylhydrolase; translation: MINRIRSTARANTRFFETGLNRMKAGLRLMSLCAVLGLALVAVLPAGAQVVRPIPVPGRIEAEAYDAKGPTVSFYDNTPGNTGGVYRKDDVDIEATSDTGGGYNVGWIASGEWLNYTMTVPTTAVYQLAFRVASANGSGNIQVALDGLPLCSVVTPLTGGWQAWQTVAVSNLVLRAGHRLLRVDFQIGGQNFNYIQVTRQRDLTGGWLRVSGKQIVDAQGRNVVLRGMGLGNWMLQEPYMLDASGIVDNQQQLKQRIAELVGTNNMAVFYASWLTNYIREPDVAALAGAGFNSIRLPMHYNLFTLPVEQERMPGQNTWLEGGFQLVDALLALCETHHIFLILDMHGCPGGQGHDKPICDYNPPAPSLWESPANRATLIALWRQIAARYANKAWIGGYDLINEPNWTFENQTNVGGCSDQSNAPLRRLLMDITTAIRQVDTNHIIFLAGNCWGGNYNGLLPPWDANLVISFHKYWDAPTAASLQPWVDKRNQWNLPVWLGESGENSNDWFRDVVRNAEQANIGWAWWPWKKIGSTSAPAIIQKPAGYQAILDYWRNRGPRPSTNDAFQALLALAQAARFENCVLHPEVTDALIRPNTRGHDTALQK
- a CDS encoding carbamoyltransferase; protein product: MSAPHHVLGISAYYHDAAAALLREGAIVAAAQEERFTRRKNDPDFPRQASQFCLRHAGLNPAQLDAVVFYDKPVLKFARLLETYLAVAPGGWRTFPTVLANWLSEKLDVRKAIHEALPGLRPDCKILFTEHHQAHAASAFYPSPYDEAAILTIDGVGEWATTTIGHGRGSEIQLLKELRFPHSLGLLYSAFTSYCGFRINSGEYKLMGLAPYGEPKYADAILHELLDLKPDGSFWLNLDYFNFLRGTTMTNARFHRLFGGPPRRPDDAIETRHMDVARSIQSVTEEIMLRLAHHARAVTGQTNLCMAGGVALNCVANGRILREKIFDRLWIQPAASDAGGALGAALAAWHLRDHGNAVAAGGSQQPKVDAMQGALLGPEYSNDEIEQTLRAHRAVYEKRDTAALLDGTADLLKAEKVVGWFQGRMEFGPRALGNRSILGDARSPRMQSVMNLKVKFRESFRPFAPAGRRERVADYFDLDCASPYMLLVAPLKAGLRHPLPSGLKGLELLKASRSTLPAITHVDYSARIQTVEQEYNPLLYDLLLRFERATGCGVLVNTSFNVRGEPIVCTPDDAYRCFVNTEMDYLVMGNFVLDRIAQPHRRAERRVQPQLD